One window of the Eucalyptus grandis isolate ANBG69807.140 chromosome 6, ASM1654582v1, whole genome shotgun sequence genome contains the following:
- the LOC104448602 gene encoding protein trichome birefringence-like 41 isoform X1 produces MGWGWWVQRQCRWAPPPPSPSHSFHWKLALLTLMAWGAEAARGGSNRDPPRCDVFQGSWVADPSYPLYDPSVCPFIEREFACLRNGRPDVAFAKYRWQPLGGGCSLSRFNGHDFLERMRGKTIMFVGDSLSRNQWQSLTCMLHSAVPNAKYNITRQDDISTFAIPDYGVKVMLDRNVYLVDVVREPIGRVLKLDSIQGGKLWMGIDMLIFNTWHWWNRRGLTQPWDYIQDGKQIYKDMDRMVAFEKALTTWAGWVDANIDPAKSKVFFQGISPSHYNGTQWNEPSAKSCVGQKQPMPGSTYPGGPPPAVAVLKGVLSKIKKPVVLLDITNLSLLRKDGHPSMYGLGGRTAMDCSHWCLSGVPDTWNEILYNLIL; encoded by the exons ATGGGTTGGGGTTGGTGGGTACAGAGGCAATGCAGATGggctcctccccctccttctccttcacatTCTTTTCACTGGAAGCTGGCTCTTCTGACCTTGATGGCATGGGGTGCCGAAGCAGCCCGGGGAGGCAGCAACAGAGACCCCCCGAGGTGTGATGTGTTCCAGGGGAGCTGGGTGGCGGACCCGTCCTACCCTCTCTACGACCCCTCCGTCTGCCCCTTCATCGAGCGCGAGTTCGCCTGCCTCCGGAACGGCCGCCCCGACGTCGCCTTCGCCAAGTACCGGTGGCAGCCCCTCGGCGGCGGCTGCTCCCTGTCCAG GTTCAATGGACATGACTTTCTAGAGAGGATGAGGGGGAAGACAATCATGTTCGTGGGGGATTCACTCAGTCGTAATCAGTGGCAGTCGCTGACATGCATGCTTCACTCAGCAGTGCCCAACGCCAAGTACAACATCACGAGACAAGACGACATCTCCACTTTTGCCATCCCA GACTATGGGGTTAAAGTGATGCTCGATCGCAATGTGTACCTAGTGGATGTGGTGCGCGAACCGATCGGACGGGTCTTGAAGCTCGACTCGATCCAAGGAGGCAAGCTGTGGATGGGGATTGATATGCTCATCTTCAATACCTGGCACTGGTGGAACCGCCGAGGGCTGACTCAACC GTGGGATTATATACAAGATGGAAAGCAGATTTACAAAGACATGGATCGTATGGTCGCTTTCGAGAAGGCGCTGACGACGTGGGCTGGGTGGGTCGACGCCAACATCGACCCAGCCAAGTCTAAAGTTTTCTTCCAAGGAATCTCTCCCTCTCATTACAA CGGCACTCAATGGAATGAACCGAGCGCGAAGAGTTGCGTGGGCCAGAAGCAGCCCATGCCTGGGTCGACTTATCCAGGGGGGCCGCCGCCAGCCGTGGCGGTCTTGAAGGGTGTGCTGAGCAAGATCAAGAAGCCTGTGGTGTTACTGGACATTACAAATTTGTCGCTGCTACGTAAAGATGGACATCCTTCTATGTATGGCCTCGGTGGGAGAACGGCGATGGATTGTAGCCATTGGTGCTTATCAGGCGTTCCAGATACTTGGAACGAGATTCTTTACAATCTCATTCTTTAA
- the LOC104448602 gene encoding protein trichome birefringence-like 41 isoform X2, protein MRGKTIMFVGDSLSRNQWQSLTCMLHSAVPNAKYNITRQDDISTFAIPDYGVKVMLDRNVYLVDVVREPIGRVLKLDSIQGGKLWMGIDMLIFNTWHWWNRRGLTQPWDYIQDGKQIYKDMDRMVAFEKALTTWAGWVDANIDPAKSKVFFQGISPSHYNGTQWNEPSAKSCVGQKQPMPGSTYPGGPPPAVAVLKGVLSKIKKPVVLLDITNLSLLRKDGHPSMYGLGGRTAMDCSHWCLSGVPDTWNEILYNLIL, encoded by the exons ATGAGGGGGAAGACAATCATGTTCGTGGGGGATTCACTCAGTCGTAATCAGTGGCAGTCGCTGACATGCATGCTTCACTCAGCAGTGCCCAACGCCAAGTACAACATCACGAGACAAGACGACATCTCCACTTTTGCCATCCCA GACTATGGGGTTAAAGTGATGCTCGATCGCAATGTGTACCTAGTGGATGTGGTGCGCGAACCGATCGGACGGGTCTTGAAGCTCGACTCGATCCAAGGAGGCAAGCTGTGGATGGGGATTGATATGCTCATCTTCAATACCTGGCACTGGTGGAACCGCCGAGGGCTGACTCAACC GTGGGATTATATACAAGATGGAAAGCAGATTTACAAAGACATGGATCGTATGGTCGCTTTCGAGAAGGCGCTGACGACGTGGGCTGGGTGGGTCGACGCCAACATCGACCCAGCCAAGTCTAAAGTTTTCTTCCAAGGAATCTCTCCCTCTCATTACAA CGGCACTCAATGGAATGAACCGAGCGCGAAGAGTTGCGTGGGCCAGAAGCAGCCCATGCCTGGGTCGACTTATCCAGGGGGGCCGCCGCCAGCCGTGGCGGTCTTGAAGGGTGTGCTGAGCAAGATCAAGAAGCCTGTGGTGTTACTGGACATTACAAATTTGTCGCTGCTACGTAAAGATGGACATCCTTCTATGTATGGCCTCGGTGGGAGAACGGCGATGGATTGTAGCCATTGGTGCTTATCAGGCGTTCCAGATACTTGGAACGAGATTCTTTACAATCTCATTCTTTAA